AGTGCTCCACTATCTTGTATCCTCGATTCCAAGTTTCTCTGTACCGTAATTGATTGGTTTCTGGCTCATAAAAATAGCGATACTCACTAGACATTGAATTTGAACCGGTAACGAAAAGATCTATTAAACTGTCTTTATGGTACTTCAGGATACTAAAAGTGCTAACATTACCTTTTAGGTCATATCCCATTGCCGAGACTAGTTTCCCGAGATTATTGTACTGATAATAAATAGTTTCACCAAGGTCGAAAAACTGAAGCTTGGTTTCCACCAATTTACCCTTTGGGTCATAAACATATTCTTGGAACCTAAAGGTATCCTGAGAATCGCCACTTAGTTGATTTGAATCGGGATAAAAGCTCAGTTCGAAGGCCAAAGAGCCATCTTCATTATAATAATGCCGCTGATTGATAGGAGATGGATAGATATTCATATAGCTAAAGTCTTTGATATTAGCGATCCTTCCAGCGCTATCGTATTGAATCAAATCTTTAATAGTGTCTGAGGACTCCAGTACTCCATTTTCAAAGTATTGATTAATCTCCGATTTGCTTTTTATGCCTAAGGCTTTGATGATCTTTTCTTGAGCCCATAGGGAAGGGCTTTGGAGGATGAGCAAAGTGCAGATGAATAGGGCCTTCATGTTTGTGATACCTGAACCGTTTGACATCATTTGTTAGCTATTGTAATATCCACAACCAAGCATCACCAATCTCCTCATCTTGAACTGTTTTGATTAGCCGAAAGCCATTTTTCTCCAAAATATGGGTGGAAGCATTGTTCTCTGGGGCGGTTTTAGCACTAATAACAATATTGGGATTTTCTTTTTGGGCGATGGAAATCAATTCTTTACAAGCAAAGGAAGCAATGCCTTGACCTTCAAAAGCCTTAAAAGTCCAATAGGCAATTTCCACCTGTCCATCTACTGGTTTTCCGGTAAAACTCCCGGTGCCTAGCACTTGATTATTCCTGATAATCAAATAAGCCACCCATGGAAAATCATATCCCTTTTTGGGATAGTACTGATCGTAAATTTCAAGGAGCTGTTGACATTCGTCAGACTGGAAGATTTCCTCTTCCTTATTTTCGTTGGGGCTAAGGGCTCTAAGGATCAAGGCTATTCGGCTTTATTAGAGAACAAACCTATTGATATCATCAATACCTTAGAATTATTATTTGCAGAAATGCTCCTTCAAAGTCTGTTTAAAAGAAAATCGGCCTGAACCTAAGCTCAGACCGATCTGGGAATACCTTCTTAAGATTTAGCTAGCCATTTAATTAAGGCTTCATTCAATTCCTCTGGTTTTTCTTGAGGTATCCAATGACCGCAATCCAAGCTAAGCACCTCTAAATTCGGGGCAAAGTTGGGCAAGCTTTCAGACTTTGGAATAATATCTCTATCGCCGTAGACCATTAAAGTAGGATGCTCAATTCGAGCTTCTACATCGGCCATTAGATGCCAGTTCCGATCTAGATTTCGATACCAATTAATGGCGCCGCTAAAACCGGATTTTTGGAAAGCAGAAACAAAGACCTCTAATTCTTCTTCATTGAGTATTGGATCGCCCGCTGCCATTTCAGCTTCAGCCAATTGGATCATCAGCATACCCGGCGCTGGTGGAGCAGGCGGGAGATTCTTCCGGAAAAGGTTGGAGATAAATTGGGCGGTATTGGCCTCCAAAATAGCATCGGCCACTCCAGGCTTGCGATTGAAGTGCACAAAATAGAAGTCCTCTCCAAAGAATTCTTCCATCATTTCTAGCCAAGGCTTGCGGCCTCGCTCCTGATAGGGTAGAGCTAGATTAATGACTTTAGATACCCGCTTTGGATGCAGCAAGGCCAAATTCCACACCACATTAGCGCCCCAATCATGGCCCATGAACACAGCATTGTCGTATTGGAAATAATCAAGAAGGGAAACCATATCCTCACAAAGCTTAATGATATCATAAGCTTCAACATTCTCTGGGCGGGAAGAATTACCATAGCCTCTTTGGTTGGGGACTATCACGTGAAATCCCGCATTAACCAAAGCTGGAATTTGGAAGCGCCAGGAATAAGCATGCTCGGGAAAGCCATGGCAGAGAACGATGGGATTACCGGCATTTTCGGTACCGGCTTCAAAAACTTCTAATTCAATTCCATTTATAGGAATTAGCTGAGGCTTAGGGAAATTAATAGGGGAAATGCTAGACTGATTGACTTGTGACATGTTTTTAGATTTGAATTGGCAGCAAACCTAATGGGGCCTTGTGACAGCCCTATGTCAAGGGTCGGGATGGTTTATTGATTTTTATCGAAAAACTCCTGCAAAGTCATATTATGGGCTTCAAACTTTTCATTGCTCAATTCGAGCTTTTGGATTCGGTCTAAACGGAAAAAACGGAATTCTTTACGAAGCCGACAATAAGCAATCAGGTACCAGTTTTCGCTATTGAGCAAGGCAAAGGGTTCTATCTGTCTTTGGCTAGTTTGCTCTTCTTTGTTTTGGTAATTGATATTCAGGACCAGGTGATTGGTAAGCGCATATTGAATATCGGAGAGGTTGGCACTGTTGCGCTCCAAATTCTTGATTTCATTATACTGGGTGCGTTGGCTTAAGATTTGAGCTTTGTCCTTTTCTGCATATCTAAGGATGGCCTTAACCTTATCAATGGCTTGGGAATAATCTTTTATAAAGGAGGCGTCTTTGTTTTTAAGTACTAGCTGTTCGGCCAGGATCAAGGCATTAGCCTCTTTTTCGCTAAACATCACTGGAGCCAGTTTATAGCCTTCCATCAGGCTATAGCCCTTGCCTTCTTCGGTAAAAATGGGAACGCCAGCATCCTCAAGCGCCTTGAAGTCACGATAAATGGTGCGCTTGCTAACCTGAAATTTTTCAGCTAATTCTGTGGCGGTTACTATTCGTTTGGTTTGAATTTGAATGAGAATAGCGCTGAGGCGGGATAATCGGCTGATTTCTGGGGAATCCATTTTCTTGAAAATGATTTGGTGATGAAGGTATTTAATCTGGTTAATAGAATTCCGTTAGTTTTTAAGGCTGGTATTAGAAGCTTTAGCCTGGCTTATCTTTTCAATATCAGTTAATTAATCCCTTTCCTGGTATTTGATTAAATAGAACTTTAAATTATGAGCTGTCCAGATCCAGTTTAAGTTTGAATCTGTTAATTCTTCAATCAGCATTACTGAGGAGTCCATTGGAGAATTAAAATAGAGGCTGTCAGCCTTGAGTTCCCAATTTCCATGAATTGAAGTTTGCTGAAAATCATTGTTCATGCTGAAACTAGCCTTGTAATCTTCAGAAAATGTCCAGAGGCTTCCTTGATTGATATAGCTTGGTGCCCATTCGCCAGTTTCTAAGTATTCTACCTTATTGATAGTCCATGGCTGCTTAGTTAATAGCTGCTCTTTAGTAACTGAATTGGAGCAAGCGCATAGGAAGAATAGGCTCAATAAAAGCGTTAATGGTTTTAGCATTCTTTGGTTGATCTGGAATAAATGATTCTTGAAGAATTAGCCTGGTGCTTACTTAAGTTCTAATTCTGATATTTTACCATCTTGCCAAGTACAGGAGAAGAAGTGGTTATCATTTTCATCCAATGCTTCAAAGTTTAATTCTAAAGCATTTGATTTGCTATGATTCGGATATATAGCTGCCAAATAAAGTTTAGACTGCCAGTCCTTATACTTTAAGGACTTTTGCTCTTCTTTCTGCAATTCTAGATCAATTTGACTCTTCATACTTTCAAAGCCCTTGATTAGGGACTGAGCAGCTTGGAGCTGACTAGGAAATGGCCCCAGAGCATTACCCTCCAGCAGTAAAAAGGATTCCTTAGCCTGATGATCAAACAAATAACTAGTTATCCAGGAATAGTCTTTTTTCAGTTTTGTGCTCTTTACCCTAGTGGTTAAGGTTCCAAGTAATGGATCATTTATTGATTTTTTTCTACCAAAAAGAAAGTCAGTGATTAATCCCAAAGTATTGGTTTTAAGTTTTGTATAAATTGAAATTTCAGATCAAAACCTACCAATCTGGTTTAAAAAGGCAGGAGGTTTTAGTCGAAATTCTAATTGTTTAAATCTGTTATCAATTGTTCTATTTCCAAATTGTATTGTTCAATTTCAGAGTAGTAAAAGTCGGTTTTTTCCAAGATTCCTTTTTGAATCAGCTCATAGACTTTGATTCTTAAGTTGCAATAGTCCTTAAGTTTGGTAATACGCGAATGAATGTCAGTGGGTAAATCCAACTGTTCCATTCTCTCCAAGAGCTCAATATTTGCTTTCCAACTAGGTATCCCGGTATTACGAATCTCATTTAGGTAGTCTAGATCAGTTGAAGTTTTCGGTAGATTATAAATACCAAGGGCCTTTTCTTCAAGGAGAGCAAATTCTTCCATTTCAGTTTGGTACTTAAGCAGATCTCCGGGATTTTTATATACTAAAACTAAGGTTGAAATGCTTAGAATAAATAGAGATAGAAGGGCTATGCTACGCTGTGCTAGAATAGGCTTTTCAGGCTTTAATAGGCTGGGATAGAAGGCGTAGCCAATTAATAGACCACTTAATAAGCCTCCTATGTGGGCGGCATTATCGATACCACCTTTGAGACCATACATAAGATTATAACCCACAAAAATCACTATGCTAGATAGCATAGTTTTCCGGGTTGATTTTTCGATAAGGTTAGTGGTTAGCATGGCCAGAAAAACACCATACATACCGAATATCGCTCCAGAGGCTCCTGCGCTTATGGTTAATTCATTCCAGTAAAGGCTGGCCGTGCTGCCTGCCAGACCGCTTAGAAGATAAGCACTTAAGAACCGCGCTTTGCCTAAATAAGGCTCTAGTAAAACGCCAATGTATAAAAGGGCGTACATGTTCATCAATAAGTGTAGCAGGCCAATATGTAGAAAGCAACTGCTGATCAAGCGCCACCATTCGCCATCTAAGGTGACCGGTCGAAAATTGGCTCCCCAAAGCAGTAAGCTTTCATTGTCGGGCATTAAAATATTTACCCCGCTCATAGCCATCAGGATGAAAATCAAAATATTTACATTCAGCAGGATAGGACTAATGAAAAAGCCATTTCTGGGTATAAAGAGGGAAAAGAAATCCAGGATCTTCTCCTTGCCACTTTGTTTTTTGGAAAAATGTAGCTCTTCAGAGTTTTCAGTAAAACGTGTCTCAAGTTCTGAATAGCTTGATTCTAAATAGGAGGGCTCAAGTTCCTGTTGAAGTGACTTGAACCTGGCAATAAAAGCTTCCGTATTCTGTCTGTTGTTGACCCCATTTATAAGCTGATTGCCATTGCTTTCGCTTTTTAGGCTAATCTGCGTTTTCTCAATATAAATAAGTATTTCTTCACTCCAGGAGTTTGATGAAAAATGGGTGTAGGCTTTAATACCGTTTTTAGCAATATTTCCAATTTTCCAGCCTAGGTCCTTAAGGGTTTCAAATGCAATAACCAGCGATTCCTTTGCGGAAAGGCCAGCACTATCGAAATGTTCAATGTGCTTGGGAGAAAGTCCAAATGCCATGTACAATTAATTAGCTTCGTTAATCTGGTAGTTTAATTTCATTTAGCCCAAAGGCCATAAAATGAATTGGGCTTCGATAATTCCTGTTTCGATAGGAACCCTGGTGATTTTATTGACCTTTTTGAAGGTTCCCCAGCTAGTCTTATCTAAATCAAAAATAGGGTAGTAGAATTGAGCAGATGATTTCAAGCTGCTGATTTATTCCAAAATGCGAATTATCGTATTTAAAAAGGAAGAAGATCCCCGTCAATCGTAGTGATTAAAACAAAAAAAAGTCCTCGTATTGCTACGAAGACTTTCAGTGCCCAGAACAGGACTTGAACCTGCACGACCATAAGGCCACCACCCCCTCAAGATGGCGTGTCTACCAATTCCACCACCTGGGCAAAGGGTTTAGATCTGTATTTCAAATCTAAAAAAAAAAGCTTCGTTTTACCGAAGCTCTTGGTGACTCAGCAGGGGCTCGAACCCTGGACCCTCTCCTTAAAAGGGAGATGCTCTACCAACTGAGCTACTGAATCATTTATACCCCTTTCGTTTTGGGGCTGCAAATATAGCGTCAATCTTTTGTTTTGACCAAGCCTTAAAAGGAAAAAATTATGAAGAAATTTCAATGTCTCTATTTTGCGCAGCGCATTCCCTTTATTCGCAGTAATTTAGCTCCATGAAAATTTCTTTGCTCGGATATATGGGATCAGGCAAATCAAGCCTGGCAAAGCTTCTGGCGGCGCATTTAGAATTACCACTACTCGATTTAGATCATTTAATTGAGGAGGAATGCGGGCAGTCGGTTTCGGAGCTCATCTTTAATCGGGGAGAGCTCTTTTTCCGTCAAAAGGAGCGGGAAATCCTACTTGATATTTTACAAAAGCCTGATTTTGTGTTGGCTTTGGGAGGAGGAACGCCTTGTTACTATGATAATATGGATCAAGTTAATCGTTCCAGCATTAGCATTTATTTAGAGCGATCCATCCAGGATTTGTACGATGTTTTGGCAAAAGACCGCAGGGAACGTCCCTTAATTGCGCATCTGGCCGACCAAGATCTCAAAGAATTTATCGCGAAGCATCTCTTTGAGCGACGCGAATTTTACGAAAAAGCCATTTTCAAGATTAGTCAAAAACAAAAAGACGAGGAAGAACGTCTACACAGTATTCTCAATTACCTTAAATGAAAGAAGAATTAGCTATTCTGAAACGCATTCTCGCTGAAAGGCGCAGCATAAAACCCGAAGACTATAGCGGGGAATTGATCGATGATCATTTTGTTAAACTCATTTTAGAACAAGCCAACTGGGCGCCTACCCACGGTTATACAGAACCTTGGCGTTTTGTGGTCTATAAAGGGGAAGCTTTGAATCGCTTGGGGCAATTTTTAGCCACCTACGATCAAGCGGATCCCGAAGCCGAAGGATTTAATCAAATTCGCTTCGATCGCAAGGCTAATCGACCTGCAATGGCTTCCCATGTGATTGGCATTGCTATGAAAAGCGGAACCAATCCAAAAATTCCGGAAATAGAAGAAGTAGCTGCCGTGGCCATGGCGGTGCAAAATATGTGGCTTATGACCCACACCTTGGGCTTAGGTTCTTATTGGAGCACCGGCGAAGTGGCCTTTAGCGAGGCTCTGCGCGATTTTATGGGTTTCGACGAAGATCATAAAGCTATGGGACTCTTTTACCTCGGGAAACCGGCCAAAGAGAATCCTAAAGGACGTCGAATCTCAGAAATTGAATCTAAGGTTCGCTGGGAAGATTAATTGTAAAGTATTGCCGCCTCGGCCTCTAATTTGGCCTGGGTGGCTTTTAGCTTTGCTTCTAATTGAAATTGCTTCACTAGGCTATCGATATACTTAAGCTCTCGGGAATTCACCAAAAAGAGGGAGCTTTCTCCATTGCGGAACTTGATATTCTCTGCCTCGAGCAAGCGTGCATAATTGGCTCGCATCTTTTGAGCATTATTCAATTGTTGAATAAGGAGACTGAGCTCAGCGCTTAAGGCTTCCACTTTATTTTGAATCTGAATCTGCTTTAAATCCAAGTCCAATTCGGTTTCCTGGATTTTTAGTTTCGACTTTAGTACTTCACCACGACCCTTGCGGATAAATAAGGGGAAGCTGGCCTTAAGTCCCCAAGCATAGTTGTTTGTAGAATACTGGCTAAAGAAATCATTCTGAGTAGGGGCGTTCAAGAACTTATAATGTACCGTTAAATCCGGTTTTAAGATTTCCTGATTCAAGCGCTTGTCAATTTCCAAGCCTTCGATTTTAAGGGCATAGGCCTGCAAGGCTGGATGCTTTTCATACCAATCTGCTGGCAGGGGATTGGCAATTTGGCCCAATTCAAACTGGGGATAGCTCTTTGTACTTAACTCTAAAGGAATACGACCATCCAACCATAAGAAGGTATTAAGATGATTGCGAGTCTGGATAATTTGCGCTTCTGCCGCCTGTAATTTGATTTGGCGATCCTGCACTTGTATTAGGGATTCAAGAGTGTCTATCGCTGGCTTATCGCCGATAAGAGCCGATCTTTTCAATGCTTCAAAACGAAATTGAGCCATTTCATAAGCTTGCTGATAGATATTATACTCCTGATAAGCAGCATACCAGTCCCAATAGGCCTGCAGGGCATTTTTCAATAATTCGTTTAGCGCTAATTGGATTTCGAACTCCGCCGATTCTTCCAATAGTCGCGCTTGCTTTAAACTGGCCCGGCGCTCATCTAAAAAGAGGCCCTGTCCTAAGGTCCAGCTAATATCACCATACCAAAGTCCACTGGCGGGAACGGTATTCTCATTATTGAGATATACTCCTTCATTTAGTTCGTATCCGGCCTTAGCCTTAAAACCAAACCAGGCTGGTATCTCCAAACCCGAATTTTGCAAACTGTAGTAGAGGTAATCGCCATAGCGCTTTTGCTCTACTTCGCTAAATAACTTGGGATCAAAAGCACCACTAGCCTTGAGTTTAGCCGCTCTGGCTTGCTCTTCAATTAAGCGGGCTTTTTGAGCCATGGGATGTTGCTCTAAAACAATCGTCATGAAGCTATCCACCGGAAAAGCAATGGAGTCGGGGCTTTGCGCCGATAGCTTGCTTGAAACTAAAATCAGGCTTAAGCCTAAAATAAGGAGCTTATTTCTTAGCACTGCTTTTGCTTTCTGGGTTCTCAGCTTTGTTTTCCGGAGTATAGAAATCGGCAGGGAAGCCATTGATCTGACGCCAGATTTCATACCAAATTTGCACATCATTTAAGAGGGCAAAGGTTTTAGCACCAGCCCCCGGACGAATTCCATCCGGCCATTCAACTCCTTCCGGATCGGGAGCTACCAGCAATCGATACATACCATTGCTGGAAGTGAAATTATCGATGGCTACAATTTTACCGGCAAAGGTTCCAACTGATACTCCGGGCCAACCACTAAAGAAGATCGCTGGCCAACCATCAAATTGTATGCGTACTTCTTCCCCCACATGCATAAGGGGATAGTCGATAGGGCGCACATACATTTCAATTGCCAAATCATAGTCGGCCGGCATAATGGTTACAATTTGCTCGCCTTCCTTAACCGTTTCACCTAAACCAGTTTTCAGGGCCTTGGTGATGTATCCATCTTGTGGTGCGCGCAAATAATAGTTGCTGGTCCGTACCGCATAATTACTGTATTGATTTTCCAATTTACTTACTTCGGCT
The Croceimicrobium hydrocarbonivorans genome window above contains:
- a CDS encoding GNAT family N-acetyltransferase, coding for MILRALSPNENKEEEIFQSDECQQLLEIYDQYYPKKGYDFPWVAYLIIRNNQVLGTGSFTGKPVDGQVEIAYWTFKAFEGQGIASFACKELISIAQKENPNIVISAKTAPENNASTHILEKNGFRLIKTVQDEEIGDAWLWILQ
- a CDS encoding alpha/beta fold hydrolase, with the protein product MSQVNQSSISPINFPKPQLIPINGIELEVFEAGTENAGNPIVLCHGFPEHAYSWRFQIPALVNAGFHVIVPNQRGYGNSSRPENVEAYDIIKLCEDMVSLLDYFQYDNAVFMGHDWGANVVWNLALLHPKRVSKVINLALPYQERGRKPWLEMMEEFFGEDFYFVHFNRKPGVADAILEANTAQFISNLFRKNLPPAPPAPGMLMIQLAEAEMAAGDPILNEEELEVFVSAFQKSGFSGAINWYRNLDRNWHLMADVEARIEHPTLMVYGDRDIIPKSESLPNFAPNLEVLSLDCGHWIPQEKPEELNEALIKWLAKS
- a CDS encoding helix-turn-helix transcriptional regulator, producing MDSPEISRLSRLSAILIQIQTKRIVTATELAEKFQVSKRTIYRDFKALEDAGVPIFTEEGKGYSLMEGYKLAPVMFSEKEANALILAEQLVLKNKDASFIKDYSQAIDKVKAILRYAEKDKAQILSQRTQYNEIKNLERNSANLSDIQYALTNHLVLNINYQNKEEQTSQRQIEPFALLNSENWYLIAYCRLRKEFRFFRLDRIQKLELSNEKFEAHNMTLQEFFDKNQ
- a CDS encoding rhomboid family intramembrane serine protease, with amino-acid sequence MAFGLSPKHIEHFDSAGLSAKESLVIAFETLKDLGWKIGNIAKNGIKAYTHFSSNSWSEEILIYIEKTQISLKSESNGNQLINGVNNRQNTEAFIARFKSLQQELEPSYLESSYSELETRFTENSEELHFSKKQSGKEKILDFFSLFIPRNGFFISPILLNVNILIFILMAMSGVNILMPDNESLLLWGANFRPVTLDGEWWRLISSCFLHIGLLHLLMNMYALLYIGVLLEPYLGKARFLSAYLLSGLAGSTASLYWNELTISAGASGAIFGMYGVFLAMLTTNLIEKSTRKTMLSSIVIFVGYNLMYGLKGGIDNAAHIGGLLSGLLIGYAFYPSLLKPEKPILAQRSIALLSLFILSISTLVLVYKNPGDLLKYQTEMEEFALLEEKALGIYNLPKTSTDLDYLNEIRNTGIPSWKANIELLERMEQLDLPTDIHSRITKLKDYCNLRIKVYELIQKGILEKTDFYYSEIEQYNLEIEQLITDLNN
- a CDS encoding shikimate kinase yields the protein MKISLLGYMGSGKSSLAKLLAAHLELPLLDLDHLIEEECGQSVSELIFNRGELFFRQKEREILLDILQKPDFVLALGGGTPCYYDNMDQVNRSSISIYLERSIQDLYDVLAKDRRERPLIAHLADQDLKEFIAKHLFERREFYEKAIFKISQKQKDEEERLHSILNYLK
- a CDS encoding nitroreductase family protein, whose amino-acid sequence is MKEELAILKRILAERRSIKPEDYSGELIDDHFVKLILEQANWAPTHGYTEPWRFVVYKGEALNRLGQFLATYDQADPEAEGFNQIRFDRKANRPAMASHVIGIAMKSGTNPKIPEIEEVAAVAMAVQNMWLMTHTLGLGSYWSTGEVAFSEALRDFMGFDEDHKAMGLFYLGKPAKENPKGRRISEIESKVRWED
- a CDS encoding TolC family protein: MLRNKLLILGLSLILVSSKLSAQSPDSIAFPVDSFMTIVLEQHPMAQKARLIEEQARAAKLKASGAFDPKLFSEVEQKRYGDYLYYSLQNSGLEIPAWFGFKAKAGYELNEGVYLNNENTVPASGLWYGDISWTLGQGLFLDERRASLKQARLLEESAEFEIQLALNELLKNALQAYWDWYAAYQEYNIYQQAYEMAQFRFEALKRSALIGDKPAIDTLESLIQVQDRQIKLQAAEAQIIQTRNHLNTFLWLDGRIPLELSTKSYPQFELGQIANPLPADWYEKHPALQAYALKIEGLEIDKRLNQEILKPDLTVHYKFLNAPTQNDFFSQYSTNNYAWGLKASFPLFIRKGRGEVLKSKLKIQETELDLDLKQIQIQNKVEALSAELSLLIQQLNNAQKMRANYARLLEAENIKFRNGESSLFLVNSRELKYIDSLVKQFQLEAKLKATQAKLEAEAAILYN